A single Alosa sapidissima isolate fAloSap1 chromosome 17, fAloSap1.pri, whole genome shotgun sequence DNA region contains:
- the LOC121688202 gene encoding monocyte chemotactic protein 1B-like — protein MNISAFCVCCLITICLILPAVSSTTTDCCLKQSSRQKLKANKVKTYHIQQQGGICPIHVVVFVTVRNKRICADPHRQWVKDTVRKVDERKTRRQGKGKKQGGRQARKQQAQ, from the exons ATGAACATCTCCGCTTTCTGCGTTTGCTGCCTCATCACAATATGTCTCATCTTACCAGCGG TGAGCAGcacaaccacagactgttgCCTCAAACAGTCCTCGAGGCAGAAACTGAAAGCCAATAAAGTGAAAACGTATCACATTCAGCAACAGGGAGGTATCTGCCCCATACATGTAGTGGT ATTTGTGACAGTGAGGAACAAGCGTATTTGTGCTGACCCTCACAGGCAATGGGTGAAGGACACCGTGAGGAAAGTGGATGAGAGGAAGACACGGAGACAGGGAAAGGGGAAAAAGCAGGGGGGTCGGCAGGCACGGAAGCAGCAGGCCCAATAG
- the LOC121688187 gene encoding LOW QUALITY PROTEIN: tripartite motif-containing protein 16-like (The sequence of the model RefSeq protein was modified relative to this genomic sequence to represent the inferred CDS: inserted 1 base in 1 codon), with translation MAEASVIWSQDAFSCPICLDLLKNPVAIPCGHSFCMDCITGCWDQEELKGVYSCPQCRQTFTPRPVLGRNTMLAEVVDKLKIMGFQAAPPAQCYAGPGDVECDVCTGRKQKSVKSCLVCLSSYCETHLRVHNDLNPGKKHKVVDAAGKLEDLICSRHDKLLEVFCRTDQTCICFLCVMDEHNGHKTVSAAAERIEKQKQLEESCRKTQQTIHQRHKHLQQMKEAMKSLKHCAQAAVEDSERIFTEMIRSIERRRSEVTQLIRDQEKAEVSKAEELMEKLDKEIAELKKRDAELEQLSQTEDHTSFLRSFQSLCSLTDPDDSSSNLSFCSDMSFEEVKGNMSQLKDKVEDLFKHCVEQISMRAKVIQISSPHELLTRQDFLKYFXQLNLDPNTANPNVHLSDGNKEGICRLYTQSYPDNPERFDLWPQVLCKEAVTGRCYWEVEWTSEHWKGSVAVSEICRKREDQQAQFGYNKHSWSLNCSSTACSFIHNGEETKLSVKRSSRIGVYVDHKAGVLSFYSIHSDKMTLLHKVQATFTQPLYPGFSFKHYNTKVKLCH, from the exons ATGGCAGAGGCCAGTGTTATATGGAGTCAGGATGCGTTCAGCTGTCCAATCTGTCTGGATTTACTGAAAAATCCTGTTGCTATTCCCTGTGGCCACAGTTTCTGTATGGACTGCATCACAGGCTGCTGGGATCAGGAAGAGCTGAAGGGAGTCTACAGCTGCCCACAGTGCAGACAGACCTTTACACCCAGACCAGTTCTGGGCAGGAACACAATGCTGGCTGAAGTGGTGGACAAACTGAAGATCATGGGATTCCAGGCTGCTCCTCCTGCTCAGTGTTATGCTGGACCTGGAGATGTGGAGTGTGATGTTTGCACTGGGCGAAAACAAAAGTCTGTCAAGTCCTGTCTGGTCTGTCTGTCCTCTTACTGTGAAACTCACCTCAGAGTTCATAATGATCTCAACCCAGGGAAGAAACACAAAGTGGTTGATGCTGCTGGTAAACTAGAAGATCTGATCTGTTCTCGTCATGATAAACTACTGGAGGTCTTCTGCCGCACTGATCAGACATGCatatgtttcctgtgtgtcatgGATGAACATAATGGACATAAAACAGTTTCAGCTGCGGCTGAGCGAATTGAAAAACAG AAACAGTTGGAGGAGAGCTGCAGAAAAACCCAGCAGACAATCCATCAGAGACATAAGCACCTGCAGCAGATGAAAGAGGCCATGAAGTCTCTTAAG CACTGTGCTCAGGCAGCAGTGGAGGACAGTGAGAGGATCTTTACTGAAATGATCCGCTCCATTGAAAGAAGACGCTCTGAGGTGACACAGCTGATTAGAGATCAGGAGAAGGCTGAAGTGAGTAAAGCTGAAGAACTCATGGAGAAACTGGATAAAGAGATTGCTGAGTTGAAGAAGAGAGATGCTGAGCTGGAACAGCTTTCACAAACAGAGGATCATACAAGCTTTCTCCGG AGTTTTCAGTCTCTGTGTTCCTTGACTGACCCAGATGATTCATCATCCAACCTCAGTTTCTGTTCAGATATGTCATTTGAAGAAGTGAAGGGAAATATGTCTCAGTTGAAAGATAAAGTAGAAGATTTATTTAAGCATTGTGTAGAACAGATTTCAATGAGAG CAAAAGTGATACAAATATCCTCTCCCCATGAGCTCTTGACCAGACAAGACTTCTTAAAAT ACT GTCAACTAAATCTAGATCCCAACACAGCAAACCCAAATGTTCATTTGTCTGATGGTAATAAGGAAGGTATTTGTAGACTTTATACACAGTCATATCCTGACAATCCAGAGAGATTTGACCTATGGCCACAGGTGCTGTGTAAGGAGGCTGTGACTGGAAGATGCTACTGGGAGGTGGAGTGGACCTCAGAACATTGGAAAGGTTCTGTAGCAGTATCCGAGATCTGCAGGAAGAGAGAAGACCAACAGGCCCAGTTTGGGTACAATAAACACTCTTGGAGTTTAAACTGCTCTTCCACTGCATGCTCTTTCATACACAATGGAGAGGAGACTAAACTCAGTGTTAAACGCAGCAGTAGAATTGGAGTGTATGTGGATCACAAAGCTGGAGTTCTGTCTTTTTATAGCATCCACAGTGACAAAATGACCCTCCTGCACAAAGTCCAGGCCACATTCACTCAGCCACTCTATCCTGGTTTTTCTTTCAAACATTATAACACAAAAGTAAAGCTATGCCATTAG